The Flammeovirgaceae bacterium genome contains a region encoding:
- the lysS gene encoding lysine--tRNA ligase, producing MSLSEQEIIRRQAKEELEKLGINPYPADRFEVNVSAKEILENYPRHKSDYRGISIAGRIMSRRIMGSASFAELQDETGRIQLYFRRDDLCPGDDKTLYNVVFKKLLDIGDIIGVKGYGFTTQTGEISIHVTEFKILSKSLRPLPIVKETVDEQGHVHKHDAFSDPEQRYRMRYVDLIVNPEVRDVFVKRTQLINSMREYLNSKAYLEVETPVLQPLYGGAAARPFKTHHNTLDMTLYLRIANELYLKRLIVGGYNGVYEFSKDFRNEGMSRFHNPEFTQVELYVAYKDYFWMMDLVEEMIEKVSLDLHGTTEVKVGEHVIDFKRPWKRFTMFEAILHFTNVDISSMEENELRDTCRKLHVPVDDTMGKGKLIDAIFGEKCEPHLIQPTFIMDYPIEMSPLAKKHRSKPGLVERFEAICNGKEICNAFSELNDPIDQRKRFEEQLELGKRGDEEAMTLDEDFLRALEFGMPPTAGLGVGIDRLCMIMTNQPSIQDVLFFPQMKPEKPASGFTVKDAEQLGIRSDLFPVIQKLGIQSVEQLKSIKASKLFNDVCGMRKKMKLEDVKNPTIEEVEGWLK from the coding sequence ATGTCGTTATCCGAACAGGAAATCATCCGCAGGCAGGCGAAGGAGGAGTTGGAAAAACTGGGCATTAACCCATATCCGGCCGATCGTTTTGAAGTTAACGTTTCGGCCAAGGAAATCCTGGAGAACTACCCCAGGCACAAAAGTGATTACCGGGGTATTTCCATTGCAGGCCGCATCATGAGCCGAAGGATTATGGGCTCGGCCTCGTTTGCCGAGTTGCAGGACGAAACCGGGCGCATTCAGTTATACTTCCGCAGAGATGACCTCTGCCCGGGCGATGATAAAACGCTTTATAATGTAGTTTTCAAAAAGCTGCTCGATATTGGCGATATCATCGGGGTGAAGGGGTATGGCTTTACTACGCAAACCGGTGAAATATCCATCCATGTAACCGAATTCAAAATCCTGTCGAAATCGCTACGCCCGTTGCCCATCGTTAAAGAAACGGTGGATGAACAAGGCCACGTGCACAAGCACGATGCGTTCAGCGACCCCGAGCAACGCTACCGCATGCGGTATGTTGATTTGATTGTAAACCCCGAAGTACGTGACGTATTTGTTAAACGCACCCAGCTCATCAACTCCATGAGGGAGTACCTTAACAGCAAAGCATACCTCGAGGTTGAAACTCCCGTGCTGCAACCGCTGTATGGTGGTGCGGCTGCCAGGCCGTTTAAAACACACCACAATACGCTGGATATGACATTATACCTGCGAATAGCCAACGAACTTTACTTAAAGCGTTTGATTGTGGGTGGGTATAACGGAGTATATGAGTTTTCGAAAGACTTTCGCAACGAGGGCATGTCGCGCTTTCATAACCCTGAGTTTACACAGGTTGAGTTGTACGTGGCCTACAAGGATTACTTCTGGATGATGGATCTGGTGGAGGAGATGATTGAAAAAGTGTCGCTTGATTTGCACGGCACCACCGAAGTAAAAGTTGGCGAACATGTGATTGATTTTAAAAGGCCATGGAAACGGTTCACCATGTTTGAAGCCATACTGCACTTTACCAATGTAGATATTTCATCGATGGAGGAAAATGAGTTGCGCGATACCTGCCGTAAGCTGCACGTGCCGGTTGATGATACGATGGGCAAAGGTAAACTGATTGACGCCATTTTTGGTGAGAAATGCGAGCCGCACCTTATACAACCGACATTCATTATGGACTATCCCATTGAAATGTCGCCCCTGGCCAAAAAGCACCGCAGCAAGCCCGGCCTGGTTGAGCGGTTTGAAGCCATTTGCAACGGGAAAGAGATTTGCAACGCCTTTTCAGAACTAAACGACCCGATTGATCAGCGCAAAAGGTTTGAAGAACAGCTGGAACTCGGAAAACGGGGCGATGAAGAAGCCATGACGCTGGATGAAGATTTTTTACGCGCCCTGGAGTTTGGCATGCCGCCCACAGCCGGCCTGGGCGTGGGCATTGACAGATTGTGTATGATCATGACCAACCAGCCTTCCATTCAGGATGTGCTCTTCTTCCCGCAGATGAAGCCCGAAAAGCCGGCTTCAGGGTTTACGGTAAAGGATGCCGAGCAACTGGGCATCCGCAGCGACTTGTTTCCCGTTATTCAAAAGCTCGGCATCCAGTCAGTAGAGCAGTTAAAGTCCATAAAAGCCTCCAAACTCTTCAACGATGTGTGCGGTATGCGCAAAAAAATGAAACTGGAGGATGTTAAAAATCCCACGATAGAAGAAGTGGAGGGGTGGCTTAAGTAA